The genomic region TAACGCTTTCATTTCCTTAAAGATAGTAAAAAAATCAAGAGCATGCGTTCCAAAGGGAATCATTGGGTAAGGGGGCTGTAATACTAATTTCTTCCTTTTTAACAGGGTGGGTAAAGGTAAGTTGTCGTGCATGTAAATGAATGCTTGCATCTTTATTGCTTCTATCAAAACCGTATTTTAAATCCCCTTTTACGGGGCAGCCAATGGAAGAGAGCTGGGAACGGATTTGATGATGGCGCCCGGTTTCCAAATCGATCTCCAATAAATAAAAATTATCCAGTGTTTTTATGGTTCTATAATGAAGAATGGCATTTTTACTATCGGGGACTTCATTTTTATGCGCGTAAGATTTATTTTGTTTCGCATTTCTCTTCATCCAATGGATTAAGGTATCTGCAGCATTTGTAGGTTTATTTTTTACCAAGGCCCAATAGGTTTTTTTTGCATCTTTTTGCTGAAAAAGTTTGTTAAGCCTGGGCAATGCTTTTGAAGTCTTTGCGAATAAAACAATGCCCGTTGTTGGTCTATCCAAGCGGTGGACCACTCCCAAATATACGTTGCCAGGTTTGTTGTATTTATCTTTTAAATAGCTTTTAACCACTTCAGAGAGCGGTTTATCTCCCGTTTTATCACCCTGTACAATATCCCCGGCACGTTTATTGACCACGATGATATGATTGTCTTCAAATAAAACTTGGAGATTATTTTTGTCGGAATGTTCAGCCATTTCAGATACCGTGAATAGTTAAATTGTAATGAGATCGATGGTGTTGGAGGTTAATCACAATGTTTACAATTGCTAGAAGTTCGTTTAATACTGTTCCTCTTCATTAGGGAAATCGCTACTTTTTACATCGTTTACATATTGGGAAATCGCATGGGTCATTTCGTCATAGAGGTTCATATAGCGACGCAGAAACCGAGGATGAAATTCATGGGTCATCCCCAATAAATCGTGTAGCACCAACACTTGGCCGTCAACACCATTTCCTGCACCAATGCCAATTACGGGAATGGAAACCGATGCGGCTACTTCTTCAGCCAGTTTTGCTGGGATTTTCTCTAAAACGATAGCAAAACATCCCGCTTTTTCCAGTAATTTGGCATCTTCTTTCAATTTAATAGCCTCTTCTTCCTCTTTAGCCCGAACAGTGTAGGTACCAAATTTATAAATAGACTGCGGGGTAAGTCCTAAATGTCCCATAACTGGAATTCCGGCGTGAAGAATACGTTTTATGGATTCTTTTATTTCTTTTCCACCTTCGAGTTTTACGGCATGTGCACCGCTTTCCTTCATTATTCGAATGGCAGAACGCAAAGCTTCTTTGGGATCTGATTGATAGCTACCAAAAGGTAAATCCACTACCACCAAAGCTCTATTGATAGCCCTTATCACCGAAGAGGCATGATAAATCATTTGGTCTAAGGTAATGGGAAGCGTAGTTTCGTGCCCGGCCATGACATTGCTGGCAGAATCCCCTACTAGAATTACATCAATACCCGCACCGTCAACAATTTTAGCCATAGAAAAATCGTAAGCCGTTAGCATGGAAATTTTTTCACCATGTTGTTTCATTTCAATGAGCGATTTAACGGTAACTCTTTTATATTCTTTCTTTGCAACTG from Galbibacter sp. BG1 harbors:
- the panB gene encoding 3-methyl-2-oxobutanoate hydroxymethyltransferase, with the translated sequence MSVAKKEYKRVTVKSLIEMKQHGEKISMLTAYDFSMAKIVDGAGIDVILVGDSASNVMAGHETTLPITLDQMIYHASSVIRAINRALVVVDLPFGSYQSDPKEALRSAIRIMKESGAHAVKLEGGKEIKESIKRILHAGIPVMGHLGLTPQSIYKFGTYTVRAKEEEEAIKLKEDAKLLEKAGCFAIVLEKIPAKLAEEVAASVSIPVIGIGAGNGVDGQVLVLHDLLGMTHEFHPRFLRRYMNLYDEMTHAISQYVNDVKSSDFPNEEEQY
- a CDS encoding RluA family pseudouridine synthase; translated protein: MAEHSDKNNLQVLFEDNHIIVVNKRAGDIVQGDKTGDKPLSEVVKSYLKDKYNKPGNVYLGVVHRLDRPTTGIVLFAKTSKALPRLNKLFQQKDAKKTYWALVKNKPTNAADTLIHWMKRNAKQNKSYAHKNEVPDSKNAILHYRTIKTLDNFYLLEIDLETGRHHQIRSQLSSIGCPVKGDLKYGFDRSNKDASIHLHARQLTFTHPVKKEEISITAPLPNDSLWNACS